Proteins encoded within one genomic window of Gammaproteobacteria bacterium:
- the fliD gene encoding flagellar filament capping protein FliD, with product MAITAPGIGSGLDVKSLVEQLVSAERQPAATRLASQEAKANAELTGIGRLKSALATFQSAVATLADIDSFQQRKATVPDDGRISATVTTDATPASYEVEVLALARAHRLLSGAFAGADSVVGEGQLLIGSGASSMQIEITPANNTLAGIRDAINASGNNPGVRASIVTGADGAHLILTATSTGASHAITVDAIAPGSPLEALEFGAGTSNSMTESAAAADASLTIDGLAVTGSGNSIDSAIPGVTIDLLKAEPGVPVTLQVAYDKEAARAALGKFVEAYNAVVGTINELTAYNADTKSAGPLLGDAATRAIRGALREALGRSVGASTDPFRTLTEIGISSDTKGKLSLDSSKFDKAVAADFDGVGRVLAGEGDGIAVRMKAIVDDVLGSSGRIQSKEQTLKERLSDIGERRTALDSRMEKVQDRYRKQFLALDTLMSQLTQTSNYLTQQLARL from the coding sequence ATGGCAATCACTGCTCCAGGCATAGGATCCGGGCTCGACGTCAAGAGCCTCGTCGAACAGCTCGTCTCCGCCGAGCGCCAGCCGGCGGCCACGCGCCTCGCTTCCCAGGAAGCGAAGGCCAATGCGGAACTCACTGGTATCGGCAGGCTGAAGAGCGCCCTCGCCACGTTTCAGAGCGCCGTCGCCACCCTGGCGGACATCGACTCGTTCCAGCAGCGCAAGGCCACTGTCCCGGACGACGGCCGCATCAGCGCCACGGTGACCACCGACGCCACGCCTGCCAGCTACGAGGTCGAGGTTCTCGCCCTGGCGCGGGCCCACCGGCTGCTGTCGGGTGCCTTTGCCGGCGCAGACAGCGTGGTCGGCGAGGGCCAGCTGCTCATCGGCAGCGGCGCCAGCAGCATGCAGATCGAGATCACCCCGGCCAACAACACGCTGGCCGGGATACGCGATGCCATCAACGCATCGGGCAACAATCCCGGTGTGCGCGCCAGCATCGTCACGGGTGCCGATGGCGCCCACCTGATCCTGACCGCCACGAGCACCGGTGCCAGCCATGCCATCACCGTGGATGCCATCGCCCCGGGCAGCCCGCTGGAAGCGCTGGAGTTCGGTGCCGGCACCAGCAACAGCATGACCGAGTCCGCGGCCGCGGCCGATGCCAGCCTCACCATCGACGGCCTGGCGGTCACCGGCTCCGGCAACAGCATCGATTCCGCCATCCCCGGGGTCACCATCGATTTACTCAAGGCGGAGCCGGGCGTACCGGTGACCCTGCAGGTCGCCTACGACAAGGAAGCCGCGCGTGCCGCGCTCGGCAAGTTCGTCGAGGCCTACAACGCCGTCGTCGGCACCATCAACGAACTCACCGCCTACAACGCCGACACCAAGTCCGCGGGCCCGCTGCTCGGCGACGCCGCCACGCGCGCCATCCGCGGCGCGCTGCGCGAGGCCCTCGGCCGCTCGGTGGGCGCGTCGACCGATCCCTTCCGCACGCTGACGGAGATCGGCATCAGCTCGGACACCAAGGGCAAACTCAGCCTGGACAGCAGCAAGTTCGACAAGGCGGTGGCCGCGGACTTCGACGGCGTCGGCCGGGTGCTGGCCGGCGAGGGAGACGGCATCGCCGTGCGCATGAAGGCCATCGTCGACGACGTGCTCGGCAGCAGCGGCCGCATCCAGAGCAAGGAACAGACGCTCAAGGAACGCCTGAGCGACATCGGCGAGCGGCGTACCGCGCTGGACAGCCGAATGGAGAAGGTCCAGGACCGCTACCGCAAGCAATTCCTGGCGCTGGACACCCTGATGAGCCAGCTCACGCAGACCAGCAACTACCTGACGCAGCAGCTTGCCAGGCTCTGA
- the flgL gene encoding flagellar hook-associated protein FlgL: MRVSSKSIQVQWLADVYRRQAAMARIQKQVSSGLRINTAGDDPGGASQVVSLKQGLGRLENFQASGEAVRRRLSLEEGALSNVQDALARVRELAVEAGGGVQTNDTRKAIAAEIRELLAGMVDSANSQDGEGRYLFGGNAVAGQPVTLSGGVAVYNGDDGVRLQRVGENRSLREGDAGSDVFFRIRNGNGSFSVTGNAGNQGTAFFSAATVTDPSSWVADDYSISFTGPGAWTVTDSGGATIASGSWQTGDAIQFRGISVTFNGAPAAGDSFSIAASDHDSIFAMVDRLAGALESDSASPRGRAAFQTRLNAVLLDLDQAERHLDDVRSGVGSRLAAVDEQKSNNDELALQLQTTLSSVRDVDYPKAISDLETQLTGLEAAQKVFAQTRSLSLFDLL; encoded by the coding sequence ATGCGTGTCTCATCCAAGTCCATCCAGGTCCAGTGGCTGGCTGACGTCTACCGGCGCCAGGCGGCGATGGCCCGCATCCAGAAGCAGGTCAGCTCCGGCCTGCGCATCAATACCGCCGGCGACGATCCCGGCGGTGCCAGCCAGGTGGTCTCGCTCAAGCAGGGCCTCGGCCGGCTGGAGAATTTCCAGGCGAGTGGCGAGGCCGTGCGCCGGCGCCTGTCGCTCGAGGAAGGCGCGCTCAGCAACGTGCAGGACGCGCTGGCCCGGGTGCGCGAGCTCGCGGTCGAGGCCGGCGGCGGCGTGCAGACCAACGACACCCGCAAGGCCATCGCCGCCGAGATCCGCGAACTGCTCGCCGGCATGGTCGACAGCGCCAACAGCCAGGATGGCGAAGGGCGCTACCTGTTCGGCGGCAATGCCGTGGCCGGCCAGCCGGTGACCCTCAGCGGCGGCGTGGCGGTGTACAACGGCGACGACGGCGTGCGCCTGCAGCGTGTGGGCGAGAACCGCAGCCTGCGCGAGGGCGATGCGGGATCGGACGTGTTCTTCCGCATCCGCAACGGCAACGGCAGCTTCTCGGTCACCGGCAATGCCGGCAACCAGGGCACGGCGTTCTTCTCCGCGGCCACGGTGACCGATCCCTCTTCCTGGGTTGCCGACGACTACAGCATCAGCTTCACCGGACCGGGCGCCTGGACGGTCACCGATTCCGGCGGCGCCACCATCGCCAGCGGCAGCTGGCAGACGGGCGACGCGATCCAGTTCCGTGGCATCTCGGTCACGTTCAATGGCGCGCCGGCGGCGGGCGACAGCTTCAGCATCGCCGCCAGCGACCACGACAGCATCTTCGCCATGGTCGACCGGCTGGCCGGTGCGCTGGAGAGCGACAGCGCCTCGCCCCGGGGCCGGGCCGCATTCCAGACTCGTCTCAATGCCGTGCTGCTCGACCTCGACCAGGCCGAACGGCACCTCGACGATGTCCGCAGCGGTGTCGGCTCCCGCCTGGCGGCGGTCGACGAGCAGAAGTCCAACAACGACGAGCTGGCCCTGCAGCTGCAGACCACCCTCTCCAGCGTCCGCGACGTCGACTACCCGAAGGCCATCTCCGATCTCGAGACCCAGCTGACCGGCCTGGAAGCCGCACAGAAGGTCTTCGCGCAGACGCGCAGCCTCTCGCTCTTCGACCTGCTCTAG
- a CDS encoding flagellar protein FlaG codes for MATGSHPAPAAPASGRPQPTHAEGGKDLPPAGKSSPAPAPVMDVASIEKAVEQINSYLRDSQRQLEFQMDPGSGRTVMRMVDASGKLIRQVPSEVVLAIAAALDSRGFHSVSDLA; via the coding sequence ATGGCAACAGGCAGCCATCCGGCGCCAGCCGCGCCGGCCAGCGGCCGACCCCAGCCGACCCATGCGGAAGGTGGCAAGGACCTGCCGCCAGCCGGCAAATCGTCGCCGGCTCCCGCGCCGGTGATGGACGTCGCGAGCATCGAAAAGGCAGTCGAGCAGATCAACAGCTACCTGCGCGACTCGCAGCGGCAGCTCGAATTCCAGATGGATCCGGGCAGTGGCCGCACCGTCATGCGCATGGTCGACGCCTCGGGGAAGCTGATCCGCCAGGTGCCGTCCGAAGTCGTGCTGGCCATTGCCGCCGCGCTCGACAGCCGCGGCTTCCACAGCGTCAGCGATCTCGCCTGA
- a CDS encoding flagellin (structural flagella protein) — protein sequence MPVVINTNVLSLNAQRNLSRSDSTLQTALQRLSSGLRINSAKDDAAGLAIANRFTTQIRGLNQAVRNANDGISLAQTAESALDELTNNLQRIRELAVQSANATNSASDRAALDQEVQQRLAEVNRIASQTSFNGQKVLDGSFGSAQFQVGANVGETINVNLTTGVRADQLGQIATATGGAVTANALTDGSVTIAVGTGTAVSVRASTAGTQAGQTSDSAWAKLQAINGAGVSGLTATATNASTGTFNTVSSAGGTSTYNLTVNGVAIYAGTGNIASGGSLTVADVAAQVNLFSAQTGVSASVSGSSLTLTAADGRNVVVAETIANGTGTASGTGIAAAQEGTLRGTLTLAASENITLGGTQADIGFSVTSIAKDTTTLASVAVTSVANANSAIQRVDAALTSVSSLRSQFGAIQNRFESTISNLQAVSENLTASRSRIQDADFAAETASLTKAQILQQAGVAVLAQANAAPQVVLGLLRG from the coding sequence ATGCCAGTAGTCATCAATACCAACGTCCTGTCGCTGAACGCCCAGCGCAACCTGTCGCGTTCCGACAGCACGCTGCAGACCGCGTTGCAGCGGCTCTCGTCCGGCCTGCGCATCAACAGCGCCAAGGACGATGCCGCCGGCCTCGCGATCGCCAACCGCTTCACCACGCAGATCCGCGGCCTGAACCAGGCGGTGCGCAATGCCAACGACGGCATCTCCCTCGCGCAGACCGCCGAGTCCGCGCTCGACGAGCTGACCAACAACCTGCAGCGCATCCGCGAGCTGGCCGTGCAGTCCGCCAACGCGACCAACTCCGCCTCCGACCGCGCCGCCCTGGACCAGGAAGTCCAGCAGCGCCTGGCGGAAGTGAACCGGATCGCCTCGCAGACCTCGTTCAACGGCCAGAAGGTCCTCGACGGCAGCTTCGGCTCCGCCCAGTTCCAGGTCGGTGCCAACGTCGGCGAGACGATCAACGTCAACCTGACCACCGGCGTGCGCGCCGACCAGCTTGGCCAGATCGCCACCGCCACCGGCGGCGCCGTGACGGCCAACGCACTCACGGATGGCAGCGTGACCATCGCCGTGGGGACCGGAACGGCTGTTTCCGTCCGTGCCAGCACCGCGGGCACGCAGGCCGGCCAGACCTCCGACAGCGCCTGGGCCAAGCTGCAGGCGATCAACGGCGCCGGCGTCTCGGGCCTGACCGCCACGGCCACCAACGCCAGCACGGGCACCTTCAACACGGTCAGCAGCGCGGGTGGCACCTCCACCTACAACCTGACGGTCAACGGCGTGGCCATCTACGCGGGCACCGGCAACATCGCCAGCGGCGGCTCGCTGACGGTGGCCGACGTCGCCGCGCAGGTGAACCTGTTCTCCGCGCAGACGGGCGTCTCGGCCTCCGTGTCCGGCTCGAGCCTGACGCTCACGGCCGCTGACGGCCGCAACGTGGTGGTCGCCGAGACCATCGCCAACGGCACGGGCACCGCCTCGGGCACCGGCATCGCCGCCGCCCAGGAAGGCACGCTGCGTGGCACGCTGACGCTGGCGGCCTCCGAGAACATCACCCTCGGCGGCACCCAGGCGGACATCGGCTTCAGTGTCACCTCGATTGCCAAGGACACCACCACGCTGGCCTCGGTCGCGGTCACCTCGGTGGCCAACGCCAACAGCGCCATCCAGCGCGTGGATGCGGCACTGACCTCGGTGTCCTCGCTGCGCAGCCAGTTCGGCGCCATCCAGAACCGCTTCGAGTCGACGATCTCGAACCTCCAGGCGGTGTCGGAGAACCTCACGGCGTCCCGCAGCCGCATCCAGGACGCGGACTTCGCCGCCGAGACGGCATCGCTGACCAAGGCGCAGATCCTGCAGCAGGCCGGTGTGGCCGTGTTGGCCCAGGCCAACGCCGCCCCGCAGGTGGTGCTGGGTCTGCTCCGCGGCTAG
- a CDS encoding flagellar basal body P-ring protein FlgI, which yields MNPRHNARLVQTTWLLAGMMLLLMQLGAEARAERIKDVATVAGVRNNQLIGYGLVVGLDGTGDQTTQAPFTTQSLISMLERLGVTLPPGSNLQLKNIAAVAVSAELPPFAKPGQTIDVTVSSIANAKSLRGGTLLVTPLKGMDGQIYAISQGNLAVSGLGISGQDGSKISINVPSVGTIPNGATVERAVPTQFAGTDHLMLNLNQPDFTTATRLADSINRLLGAGTALPLDPTSIRVAAPQDAAARISFLSAIENLDVTPGDAPARVIVNSRTGTVVINSQVRVTPAAVSHGSLVVSITEDFNVSQPQPFAEQGQTVVTPQSNIDVSQGNNHMFLFKAGVDLNDIVRAVNEVGAAPGDLVAILQALRAAGALRAELLVI from the coding sequence ATGAATCCCCGCCACAATGCCCGCCTCGTGCAGACCACCTGGCTGCTCGCCGGCATGATGCTGCTGCTCATGCAGCTTGGCGCCGAAGCACGCGCCGAGCGCATCAAGGACGTGGCCACCGTGGCCGGCGTGCGCAACAACCAGCTGATCGGCTACGGCCTGGTGGTGGGCCTCGATGGCACCGGCGACCAGACCACCCAGGCGCCCTTCACCACCCAGAGCCTGATCAGCATGCTGGAACGCCTCGGCGTCACCCTGCCGCCGGGCTCCAACCTGCAGCTGAAGAACATTGCCGCGGTCGCCGTGAGCGCCGAGCTGCCGCCGTTCGCCAAGCCCGGCCAGACGATCGACGTCACGGTGTCCTCCATCGCCAACGCCAAGAGCCTGCGGGGCGGCACGCTGCTGGTGACGCCGCTCAAGGGCATGGACGGGCAGATCTATGCCATTTCCCAGGGCAACCTCGCGGTGAGCGGCCTGGGCATATCCGGGCAGGATGGCTCGAAGATCTCCATCAACGTGCCCAGCGTGGGCACCATTCCCAATGGCGCCACGGTGGAACGCGCCGTGCCGACGCAGTTCGCCGGCACCGACCACCTGATGCTCAACCTCAACCAGCCCGACTTCACCACCGCGACGCGCCTCGCCGACAGCATCAACAGGCTGCTCGGCGCCGGCACGGCGCTGCCGCTGGACCCGACCTCGATCCGCGTCGCGGCGCCACAGGACGCGGCGGCACGCATCTCCTTCCTGTCCGCCATCGAGAACCTGGACGTGACCCCGGGGGATGCGCCCGCCAGGGTCATCGTCAACTCGCGCACCGGCACCGTGGTGATCAATTCCCAGGTGCGGGTGACGCCGGCCGCCGTCTCGCACGGCTCGCTGGTGGTGAGCATCACCGAGGACTTCAATGTCAGCCAGCCGCAGCCCTTCGCCGAGCAGGGTCAGACGGTGGTGACACCGCAGTCGAACATCGACGTCAGCCAGGGCAACAACCACATGTTCCTGTTCAAGGCCGGCGTGGACCTCAACGACATCGTCAGGGCCGTCAACGAGGTCGGTGCCGCACCGGGCGACCTGGTGGCGATCCTGCAGGCGCTGCGCGCCGCCGGCGCCCTGCGCGCCGAACTGCTGGTGATCTGA
- the flgK gene encoding flagellar hook-associated protein FlgK, with amino-acid sequence MSIINTALTGLVAAQRGLETTSNNVANAGTDGYVRRRIVQVEGVTAGAGLTADLGSGARVVGVERMVNSFLTEALRGATSSSERATAMADMTARLDTLLGSPDHGIHSAIQSFFDQVELLARDPSSASNRQQLLQQGDSLMQRFQQLDSQLRGLDNEINRRLQDSATRVSNIAAQLADINAAIGRGISGSNDLADQRDALLAQLSGELDITVVPQADGTTNVMVGNGQPLVLGMNSATLTLSPDSFDPTRGSLSIDFGTEARPIGRQVTGGTLGGLLAFRNGALDPARRELGLLATSLASAFNAQHAMGVDANGNLGGDFFTTGTPTVLHDARNTGTASVTATITNPASLQGRDYELRLDGATWSLRDGSTGQVLGMTGTGTAANPFSFDGVAVVVGPGAASGDRFLVRPVADAAGRIGLAIGDPAAIAAAGPVAASRALANSGSATISMAAPPDTGNASLLQPVEVRFDSPTSYRIYDAGNNDLSGPLALGSGGIISFNGWTVRLAGSVAAGDRFGIRPTGPGSGDNSNALALAGTGTRGFLGAGQISVDQLSSRLLSSVGAAAQRSRQDADVQAALQEQAGIDVEAASGVNLDEEAANMLRYQQAYMAASKMIGVSDDLFRTLLGILN; translated from the coding sequence ATGTCGATCATCAACACCGCACTGACCGGACTGGTCGCCGCACAGCGGGGCCTGGAGACCACCAGCAACAACGTGGCCAATGCCGGCACCGACGGCTATGTGCGCCGGCGCATCGTGCAGGTGGAGGGCGTCACCGCGGGTGCCGGCCTCACGGCGGACCTGGGTTCCGGCGCGCGCGTGGTCGGCGTCGAGCGCATGGTCAACAGCTTCCTCACCGAGGCGCTGCGCGGGGCCACCAGCAGCAGCGAACGCGCCACGGCGATGGCCGACATGACGGCGCGCCTGGACACCTTGCTCGGCAGTCCCGACCACGGCATCCACAGCGCCATCCAGTCGTTCTTCGACCAGGTCGAGCTGCTCGCGCGCGACCCGAGCTCGGCATCGAACCGCCAGCAGCTGCTGCAGCAGGGCGATTCGCTGATGCAACGGTTCCAGCAGCTCGACTCGCAGCTGCGCGGCCTGGACAACGAGATCAACCGGCGCCTGCAGGACTCCGCCACCCGCGTCAGCAACATCGCCGCCCAGCTGGCCGACATCAACGCCGCCATCGGCCGCGGCATCTCCGGCAGCAACGACCTGGCGGACCAGCGCGATGCCTTGCTGGCCCAGCTGAGCGGCGAACTCGACATCACCGTCGTGCCGCAGGCCGACGGCACCACCAACGTCATGGTCGGCAACGGCCAGCCGCTGGTGCTGGGCATGAACAGCGCCACCCTGACCCTGTCCCCGGACAGTTTCGATCCGACGCGCGGCAGCCTGAGCATCGACTTCGGTACCGAAGCGCGGCCGATCGGCCGGCAGGTGACCGGTGGCACGCTCGGCGGCCTGCTGGCATTCCGCAACGGGGCGCTCGACCCGGCGCGGCGCGAGCTGGGGCTGCTGGCAACCAGCCTCGCCAGCGCCTTCAATGCCCAGCACGCCATGGGCGTCGATGCCAACGGCAACCTCGGCGGGGATTTCTTCACCACCGGCACGCCGACGGTGCTGCACGATGCCCGCAACACCGGCACGGCGTCCGTGACCGCCACGATCACCAACCCGGCCAGCCTGCAGGGCCGCGACTACGAGCTGCGCCTCGATGGCGCGACCTGGTCGCTCCGCGACGGCAGCACGGGCCAGGTGCTCGGCATGACCGGTACCGGCACCGCCGCCAATCCCTTCAGCTTCGATGGCGTCGCGGTGGTGGTCGGTCCCGGCGCGGCCAGCGGCGACCGCTTTCTCGTCCGGCCGGTCGCCGACGCGGCGGGCCGCATCGGCCTGGCCATCGGCGATCCGGCAGCCATCGCAGCCGCCGGTCCGGTGGCGGCTTCGCGTGCTCTCGCCAATTCGGGCAGCGCCACCATCAGCATGGCCGCCCCGCCCGACACCGGCAACGCCAGCCTGCTGCAACCGGTGGAAGTGCGCTTCGATTCGCCGACGAGCTATCGCATCTACGATGCCGGCAACAACGACCTCAGCGGCCCGCTTGCCCTGGGCAGCGGCGGCATCATCAGCTTCAACGGCTGGACGGTGCGGCTCGCAGGTAGCGTGGCGGCCGGTGACCGCTTCGGCATCCGCCCCACCGGTCCCGGAAGTGGCGACAACAGCAATGCCCTGGCACTGGCCGGCACGGGCACCCGGGGCTTCCTCGGCGCCGGCCAGATCTCCGTGGACCAGCTGTCCTCCCGGCTGCTCTCCAGCGTCGGTGCCGCCGCCCAGCGCAGCCGGCAGGACGCCGACGTGCAGGCGGCACTGCAGGAGCAGGCCGGCATCGACGTCGAGGCAGCGTCCGGCGTCAATCTCGACGAGGAAGCCGCCAACATGCTGCGCTACCAGCAGGCCTACATGGCCGCCAGCAAGATGATCGGCGTCTCCGACGACCTGTTCCGCACCCTGCTCGGGATCCTGAATTAG
- the flgJ gene encoding flagellar assembly peptidoglycan hydrolase FlgJ gives MAGITGNLDASATQAPRTATDFAGLAQMRATAARDAGTVTPEAARQFEALFVQMMLQSMRQASDVFGDGSDTTYRDMFDQQIAMEMTRGEGLGLATVLTRQLAPAAAQAASLRAPDAGDQVMVPGKADPSAPLAQFRVTRPGHEELAAAAMLPSLALPETAAAGSERTGPSWQDWHPASPEEFVRDVLPHAQAAGRELGVDPKAIIAQAALETGWGRKLARDGQGMSGNNPFNIKADRGWDGARVTVRTLEFEDGLPRPRLAAFRAYPDLGAAFADYVQFLKTNPRYTDALRQGTQAGKFADSLQAAGYATDPAYAQKLRSILGGTRLNEVLDGLKNFVGMPKP, from the coding sequence ATGGCAGGCATCACCGGCAATCTCGACGCCAGCGCGACCCAGGCGCCACGCACCGCCACCGACTTCGCCGGCCTGGCGCAGATGCGTGCGACGGCCGCCCGCGACGCCGGCACGGTGACGCCGGAAGCCGCACGCCAGTTCGAGGCGCTGTTCGTGCAGATGATGCTGCAGAGCATGCGCCAGGCCAGTGACGTCTTCGGCGATGGCAGCGACACCACCTACCGCGACATGTTCGACCAGCAGATCGCCATGGAAATGACCCGTGGCGAAGGCCTGGGCCTGGCCACGGTCCTCACCCGCCAGCTCGCGCCCGCCGCCGCGCAGGCGGCATCGCTGCGCGCCCCGGATGCCGGTGACCAGGTCATGGTGCCGGGCAAGGCCGATCCCTCGGCGCCCCTGGCGCAGTTCCGGGTTACCCGGCCGGGGCACGAGGAACTGGCCGCGGCGGCGATGCTGCCGTCGCTGGCCTTGCCCGAGACAGCCGCCGCGGGCAGCGAGCGGACCGGGCCGTCCTGGCAGGACTGGCACCCGGCCTCGCCGGAGGAATTCGTCCGCGATGTCCTGCCCCATGCGCAGGCCGCGGGCCGCGAACTGGGCGTGGACCCGAAGGCCATCATCGCCCAGGCCGCGCTGGAAACCGGCTGGGGCCGCAAGCTGGCCCGCGACGGCCAGGGCATGAGCGGCAACAACCCCTTCAACATCAAGGCCGACCGCGGCTGGGACGGCGCGCGTGTGACGGTGCGCACACTGGAATTCGAGGATGGCCTGCCCAGGCCGAGGCTGGCCGCCTTTCGCGCCTATCCGGACCTCGGTGCCGCGTTCGCGGATTATGTGCAGTTCCTGAAGACCAACCCGCGCTACACGGATGCCCTGCGCCAGGGTACCCAGGCCGGGAAATTCGCCGATTCGCTGCAGGCGGCAGGCTACGCCACCGATCCCGCCTATGCGCAGAAGTTACGTTCAATCCTCGGTGGCACGCGCCTGAACGAGGTGCTCGACGGCCTCAAGAATTTCGTGGGCATGCCGAAGCCCTAG
- the flgH gene encoding flagellar basal body L-ring protein FlgH, whose product MSSPIVRSAIVAALLVLAACSSVVGQQPGAYPAAIPQEAALPPPESGAVYRPTTSIALFEDNKARRVGDTITVRLAERTQASKSASTDASKESKTDTGSPTLLGGPVTSNGKEILSNSWETDQEFNGKGSSSQSNRLDGNITVTVAEVLPNGNLRVRGEKWLTLNQGEEYVQISGIVRPADVAVDNSIPSYKVADARITYSGNGLVPDANRPGLITRFFMKFWPL is encoded by the coding sequence ATGAGCAGCCCCATCGTCCGCTCCGCCATCGTCGCCGCCCTGCTGGTGCTGGCCGCCTGCAGCAGCGTCGTCGGCCAGCAGCCGGGCGCCTACCCGGCCGCCATCCCGCAGGAGGCGGCCCTGCCGCCGCCGGAGAGCGGCGCCGTGTACCGGCCCACCACGTCCATCGCCCTGTTCGAGGACAACAAGGCGCGGCGCGTCGGCGACACCATCACGGTGCGGCTGGCCGAGCGCACCCAGGCCTCGAAGAGCGCGAGCACCGACGCCAGCAAGGAGAGCAAGACCGACACCGGCTCGCCGACGCTGCTGGGCGGCCCGGTCACCTCCAACGGCAAGGAGATCCTCAGCAACAGCTGGGAAACCGACCAGGAATTCAACGGCAAGGGCTCCAGCAGCCAGAGCAACCGCCTCGACGGCAACATCACCGTGACCGTGGCCGAGGTGCTGCCCAACGGCAACCTGCGGGTGCGTGGCGAGAAGTGGCTGACGCTCAACCAGGGCGAGGAATACGTGCAGATCTCCGGCATCGTGCGCCCGGCGGACGTGGCCGTGGACAACTCCATACCCTCCTACAAGGTGGCCGATGCCCGCATCACCTACAGCGGCAACGGCCTGGTCCCCGACGCCAACCGCCCGGGGCTGATCACGCGATTCTTCATGAAGTTCTGGCCGCTGTGA
- the fliS gene encoding flagellar export chaperone FliS: MNRTSSSALGQYRTNDAYGAASGDRTQLILCMMDGAINRIVTATGHMQRNEVAAKGEAIGRAISLIDGLRTSLDPARGGEIAANLERLYEYMMRRLVEANFRNDAACLAEVAGLLDEIRSGWAGIAGAARAPADAGAPVQA; the protein is encoded by the coding sequence ATGAACAGGACTTCCAGCAGCGCCCTCGGCCAGTACCGTACCAACGACGCCTACGGCGCGGCCAGTGGCGATCGCACGCAGCTCATCCTGTGCATGATGGATGGCGCCATCAACCGCATCGTCACGGCCACCGGGCACATGCAGCGCAACGAGGTCGCCGCCAAGGGCGAGGCCATCGGCCGTGCCATCAGCCTCATCGATGGCCTGCGCACCTCGCTCGACCCGGCGCGCGGCGGCGAGATCGCCGCCAACCTGGAGCGGCTCTACGAATACATGATGCGGCGGCTCGTCGAGGCCAACTTCCGCAACGACGCGGCCTGCCTGGCGGAAGTGGCCGGGCTGCTCGACGAAATCCGCTCCGGCTGGGCGGGGATTGCCGGCGCCGCGCGTGCACCGGCGGACGCCGGCGCGCCGGTGCAGGCCTGA
- the flgG gene encoding flagellar basal-body rod protein FlgG, translating into MESLWVAKTGLDAQQTRMTVVSNNLANVNTNGFKKGRAIFEDLLYQNVSQAGGATSQNTEKPTGLTLGTGVRVVATEKTFNQGSTVNTGNPFDVMISGRGFFQVLLPDGTQAYTRDGSFKIDSEGRLVTASGYEIQPSITVPNGVTAVTISPDGLIQAKVTGQVDPVTLGTLQIADFINPAGLQPRGQNMLVETAASGTPQIGNPNLEGRGDLVQGALEGSNVNVVEELVGMIETQRAYEMNSKAIAVSDQMLQYLNNNL; encoded by the coding sequence ATGGAATCACTGTGGGTCGCAAAAACCGGTCTCGATGCGCAACAGACGCGCATGACCGTGGTCTCGAACAACCTGGCCAACGTCAACACCAACGGCTTCAAGAAGGGCCGGGCCATCTTCGAGGACCTGCTCTACCAGAACGTCTCCCAGGCGGGCGGCGCCACCTCGCAGAACACCGAGAAGCCCACCGGGCTGACGCTCGGCACCGGCGTGCGCGTCGTGGCCACCGAGAAGACCTTCAACCAGGGCTCGACGGTCAACACCGGCAACCCCTTCGACGTCATGATCAGCGGCCGCGGCTTCTTCCAGGTGCTGCTGCCCGATGGCACGCAGGCCTACACCCGCGACGGTTCCTTCAAGATCGATTCCGAGGGCCGGCTGGTGACTGCCTCGGGCTACGAGATCCAGCCGTCCATCACGGTGCCGAACGGCGTGACTGCCGTCACCATCTCGCCCGACGGCCTGATCCAGGCGAAGGTCACGGGCCAGGTGGATCCGGTGACCCTGGGCACGCTGCAGATCGCCGACTTCATCAACCCCGCCGGCCTGCAGCCGCGGGGCCAGAACATGCTGGTCGAGACCGCCGCCAGCGGCACGCCGCAGATCGGCAACCCCAACCTCGAGGGCCGTGGCGACCTAGTGCAGGGCGCGCTGGAGGGCTCCAACGTCAACGTGGTCGAGGAGCTGGTGGGCATGATCGAGACGCAGCGCGCCTACGAGATGAACTCCAAGGCCATCGCGGTCAGCGACCAGATGCTGCAGTACCTGAACAACAACCTGTAG